The Acidobacteriota bacterium genome has a segment encoding these proteins:
- a CDS encoding DUF4007 family protein, with translation MNYRFSGHETFPFRYTWLPKAYREVRENRDVFADEENAMVLLGVGKNMVRAMRFWVQAAGIATAGKPGGYIVTEFGKQLLDPDGGLDPFLEHRQTLWLLHWKLSTHVEEPLFAWDFLLNKWAHPEMTRSDVLRQFAEEAERLGRKLSMVTLGQHFDTFLHTYVPTRSLKGEIQEDNLDCPLVELEFIQRIGDRDSRTKGRREPIFAFRREAKNDISPELFAFCLDDFWQQRRQKELTLTFRDVAIAHGSPGQIFKLPEWDIRQRLDSFNSEADAPFKYEETAAIQRVTRRDGSQSTSPTLLAAIFGFEDVDARRANL, from the coding sequence ATGAACTATAGGTTTTCCGGTCACGAAACGTTTCCTTTCCGATATACTTGGCTTCCCAAGGCGTATCGGGAGGTTCGCGAGAATCGCGACGTCTTCGCGGACGAAGAGAACGCTATGGTCTTGCTGGGGGTCGGCAAGAACATGGTGAGGGCGATGAGATTCTGGGTTCAGGCTGCTGGAATTGCAACGGCAGGCAAACCCGGCGGTTATATCGTTACAGAGTTCGGCAAGCAGCTTCTCGATCCGGACGGCGGTCTAGACCCGTTCCTTGAACATCGGCAGACGCTTTGGCTGCTGCACTGGAAGCTGTCGACGCATGTAGAGGAGCCGCTTTTTGCATGGGACTTCCTCCTGAACAAGTGGGCGCATCCTGAAATGACGCGATCCGATGTCTTGCGACAGTTCGCCGAAGAGGCTGAGAGACTTGGGCGGAAGCTTTCAATGGTCACGTTGGGACAGCATTTCGACACATTTCTGCACACATACGTGCCGACCCGAAGCCTTAAGGGTGAGATCCAGGAAGACAACCTCGATTGCCCGCTTGTCGAACTAGAGTTCATTCAACGTATCGGGGATCGCGACTCGCGTACCAAAGGGCGAAGGGAACCCATTTTCGCCTTTCGGCGCGAAGCAAAAAATGATATTTCGCCGGAACTCTTCGCCTTCTGCCTAGACGACTTCTGGCAACAACGACGCCAGAAGGAGCTGACCCTTACGTTTCGCGACGTTGCTATTGCACATGGCAGTCCGGGGCAGATATTTAAACTTCCGGAATGGGACATTCGGCAGCGGCTCGATTCCTTCAATAGCGAAGCAGATGCGCCGTTCAAATATGAAGAGACTGCTGCCATCCAGCGCGTAACGAGGAGGGATGGTTCCCAGAGTACATCCCCAACGTTGCTTGCGGCAATTTTTGGTTTCGAGGATGTTGATGCACGCCGAGCAAATCTCTGA
- a CDS encoding phosphoadenosine phosphosulfate reductase gives MSKTVRHILSLSGGKDSAALAIYMRDRVPQMEYIFHDTERELPETYEYLSRLEAYLGKPIHKTRPDYSFDKWLEVFGGMIPSSHRRWCTKLLKLNPFEDYIGDDRVVNYVGLRADEEREGYISHKANIRTVYPFREDGKGIEDIIQILEDSGLGLPTFTKWGRTRSGCYFCFFQQKIEWVRLKETHPDLFEKAKAYEYANKKNGNAFYWSGDEPLEELEKPERVAEIKKKWEVGRAARLKGNSDKLVQILGGADPEDEERVGCLICQI, from the coding sequence GTGAGCAAAACGGTTCGCCACATTCTAAGTTTGTCGGGAGGGAAGGATAGTGCGGCTTTAGCCATCTATATGCGGGACCGCGTTCCGCAGATGGAGTACATTTTTCACGATACGGAGCGGGAGCTACCGGAGACATACGAATACTTAAGTCGGCTTGAGGCTTACCTAGGAAAACCAATTCACAAGACGCGTCCGGATTATAGCTTCGATAAGTGGTTAGAAGTATTCGGGGGAATGATTCCGTCCAGCCATCGCCGTTGGTGCACGAAGCTCCTCAAGCTGAATCCCTTCGAGGACTATATCGGCGATGACCGGGTGGTGAACTATGTAGGTCTCCGTGCGGATGAGGAGCGGGAGGGCTACATCAGTCACAAGGCGAACATCCGTACAGTCTATCCGTTCCGCGAGGACGGTAAGGGCATTGAGGACATCATCCAGATTCTGGAGGACTCCGGTCTTGGCTTGCCGACGTTTACAAAATGGGGACGGACTCGGTCGGGTTGCTATTTCTGTTTTTTCCAGCAGAAGATCGAATGGGTTCGCCTGAAGGAGACACACCCTGATCTTTTCGAAAAGGCGAAAGCGTATGAATACGCAAATAAGAAAAACGGGAATGCGTTCTATTGGAGCGGAGACGAACCGCTTGAGGAGTTGGAGAAACCCGAGCGAGTAGCGGAAATCAAAAAGAAGTGGGAGGTCGGGAGAGCAGCACGCCTAAAGGGCAATTCGGACAAACTCGTGCAGATACTTGGAGGAGCCGATCCCGAGGATGAAGAGCGGGTCGGCTGTCTCATCTGCCAAATCTGA
- a CDS encoding DUF87 domain-containing protein, whose amino-acid sequence MVLGRLKALNLELQDSEYLAFADKFLDDAKEISGEIVLRAAKHGRNASELLGVVLSRHLIRHELGIDRLFGWYFLDDYSEWLGQREEQIADVLALSPELTPEGNLRLAVIVSEAKYIDAASLAAKRKESQKQLRDTVKRITEAVFGNPERFDRTLWLSRLSDLILDGVQVSASAPVRLSEWRRAIRDGRCEIYVRGYSHIFVSGPTDAAVSSDFVAVAGLENSFQEVFDRRHVRQLVLKFFRNEDTTSIREENAGGNSWLCQNFHQPSTILTRHGPEAHVERQTAAGLVPSRDEAAAAPSAEVSPESPSETLHRAEACPSEEGTPRWAYQAINGLLERSTGAGSDSAEDQGWLRETESKMKGALQQFQLQSKLVQSVLTPNSALLKFAGSSNLTVEQVLRKRSEFLTTHGINIISVTPEPGLVSIAVERLHRQLMQIQEVWKRWRPNSAMGNQELLIGVREDNGELLFLSPGIVHAPHTLIAGSTGSGKSVLMQNLILGIVATNAPVYARIVLIDPKQGVDYVSFEGLPHLQSGIIDEQGNALAQLRELVGEMDLRYAKLRSSRCNSLAAYNQKVPERERLPVIWVIHDEFAEWMLVDDYKEEVTSLVSRLGVKARAAGIHLVFAAQRPDANVMPMQLRANLGNRLILRVDSEGTSEIALGEKGAERLLGRGHLLAKLEGCALAYAQVPFFDTGFIDRLVEAIRSSPHADRPSI is encoded by the coding sequence ATGGTTCTCGGCCGGTTAAAGGCATTGAACTTGGAATTGCAGGATAGCGAATATCTTGCGTTCGCCGATAAATTCCTCGACGATGCGAAGGAAATCTCGGGAGAGATCGTCCTTCGCGCAGCGAAGCACGGGCGCAATGCCAGCGAACTTTTGGGCGTAGTCTTGAGCCGCCACCTGATCCGGCATGAGTTGGGGATCGATCGTCTCTTTGGCTGGTACTTCCTCGACGATTATTCGGAGTGGTTGGGACAGCGCGAGGAGCAGATTGCGGATGTCTTGGCTCTAAGCCCTGAGCTTACGCCTGAAGGCAATCTGCGACTTGCGGTGATCGTCAGCGAAGCAAAGTACATTGATGCTGCGAGCCTTGCCGCAAAGCGGAAGGAATCCCAGAAACAGCTGCGCGATACGGTGAAGAGAATCACTGAAGCGGTATTCGGTAACCCTGAGCGGTTTGATCGGACATTGTGGTTGTCGCGCCTTTCCGATCTGATTCTGGATGGGGTTCAAGTGTCCGCGAGCGCTCCGGTCAGATTGTCGGAATGGAGGAGAGCGATCCGAGATGGACGTTGCGAAATTTACGTGCGCGGCTACTCGCATATATTCGTGTCAGGCCCTACAGACGCCGCCGTGTCATCCGACTTTGTAGCCGTTGCGGGTTTGGAAAATTCGTTTCAAGAGGTTTTTGACCGGCGCCACGTTCGCCAGCTTGTTCTCAAATTTTTCCGGAACGAGGACACGACCTCGATTCGGGAGGAAAACGCAGGCGGCAATTCGTGGCTGTGTCAAAACTTCCACCAGCCATCCACGATATTGACGAGACATGGCCCGGAAGCCCATGTGGAGCGGCAAACTGCGGCTGGGTTGGTTCCTTCACGGGACGAGGCCGCTGCTGCGCCTAGCGCCGAGGTATCGCCCGAAAGCCCGTCAGAAACGTTACACCGTGCGGAAGCATGTCCCTCGGAAGAAGGTACACCGCGCTGGGCATATCAAGCCATCAACGGCCTCCTGGAGCGCAGCACTGGCGCAGGCAGCGATTCGGCAGAGGATCAGGGCTGGTTGAGGGAGACGGAAAGTAAAATGAAAGGCGCTCTCCAGCAGTTCCAATTGCAGTCGAAGCTGGTCCAGAGCGTACTCACACCAAATTCCGCTTTACTTAAATTCGCCGGAAGCTCGAACCTCACAGTCGAGCAGGTCCTCCGAAAGCGGTCAGAATTCCTGACAACGCATGGCATCAACATTATTTCGGTGACGCCGGAACCGGGACTGGTGTCTATCGCTGTCGAACGGCTGCACCGACAACTCATGCAGATCCAAGAGGTCTGGAAGCGATGGCGACCAAACAGCGCAATGGGCAACCAAGAGCTCTTGATAGGAGTTCGGGAAGACAATGGAGAACTCCTCTTCCTTTCCCCAGGTATTGTCCACGCTCCGCATACTCTGATTGCAGGTTCGACCGGAAGCGGCAAGTCGGTCCTAATGCAGAACCTTATTCTGGGAATTGTCGCAACTAATGCTCCCGTTTACGCTAGGATCGTTTTGATCGACCCGAAGCAGGGGGTGGACTACGTGTCGTTCGAGGGACTGCCTCACCTACAGAGCGGCATTATCGATGAGCAAGGGAATGCGTTAGCCCAGTTGCGGGAGCTCGTGGGCGAGATGGATTTGCGGTATGCCAAGCTTAGGTCCTCACGCTGCAACTCATTGGCAGCCTACAATCAGAAGGTTCCGGAACGGGAGCGGTTACCTGTAATCTGGGTCATTCACGATGAGTTTGCAGAATGGATGCTGGTCGACGACTACAAGGAGGAAGTTACTTCTCTCGTCAGCCGTCTTGGCGTGAAAGCGCGCGCCGCCGGCATTCACCTTGTCTTCGCCGCGCAAAGACCTGATGCCAATGTCATGCCGATGCAGCTCCGGGCAAACTTGGGAAACCGCCTGATACTGCGCGTGGATTCGGAAGGCACATCAGAAATTGCGTTGGGAGAAAAGGGGGCCGAACGGCTTTTGGGCCGAGGGCATCTGCTGGCCAAACTGGAAGGATGTGCGCTTGCCTATGCACAGGTCCCATTTTTCGACACCGGGTTTATCGACCGTCTCGTAGAAGCGATTCGCAGCAGTCCGCATGCAGACCGTCCGAGCATTTAA
- a CDS encoding calcium-binding protein, whose protein sequence is MKKIKRDPIREDRIQNEVIVDAYGPEEQAMGWYYYLDDKIRFPFQAKCIVAKVVSPLRKGETVEVRHMAPEDACSSEMFVLIRWKGRKVAIPLSQLTPLDADESTAEAIADWHYWVAQGYCF, encoded by the coding sequence ATGAAGAAGATCAAAAGAGATCCAATTCGAGAGGACCGCATCCAGAACGAAGTTATCGTGGATGCGTATGGACCGGAAGAGCAGGCCATGGGCTGGTACTACTACTTGGACGATAAAATCCGATTCCCATTCCAAGCCAAGTGCATCGTGGCCAAGGTGGTTTCGCCGCTCCGCAAAGGTGAAACGGTCGAAGTCCGCCACATGGCTCCTGAAGATGCGTGCTCCAGCGAAATGTTCGTGCTGATCCGCTGGAAAGGCCGGAAGGTTGCCATTCCCTTGTCCCAATTGACTCCCCTCGATGCCGACGAATCAACCGCCGAGGCCATCGCCGACTGGCATTACTGGGTCGCCCAAGGTTACTGCTTCTGA
- a CDS encoding IS630 family transposase: protein MEPSEARNARPRARRASHRTLEAERLAARKKNAARLGAHLVFADESGFLLAPLVVRSWAPQGATPFQYHRQGRRDKISVISGISVSSRRQRLGLYYLLFFDNIGQEEVCLFLRELLRHFRGPVIVLLDNSSTHHGAPLARLLRRHPRLHIEHFPAYAPELNPDEGVWSLAKRDLANGCPLDVDELMNSVIRSINEIRTSPEKLRGCILESDLPHFLS from the coding sequence CTGGAGCCCTCAGAAGCCCGAAACGCGCGCCCTCGAGCGCGACGAGCGAGCCATCGAACGCTGGAAGCGGAACGACTGGCCGCGCGTAAAAAAAACGCCGCACGGCTGGGCGCCCACCTAGTTTTTGCCGATGAATCGGGCTTCTTGTTGGCTCCCTTGGTGGTCCGAAGTTGGGCGCCCCAGGGTGCGACTCCCTTTCAGTATCATCGCCAAGGACGCCGGGACAAAATCTCCGTCATCTCCGGAATCTCGGTCAGCTCCCGAAGGCAGCGCTTGGGCCTCTACTACCTGCTTTTCTTCGACAACATCGGACAGGAAGAAGTGTGCCTCTTCCTCCGCGAGTTGCTGCGCCACTTCCGGGGTCCCGTGATCGTTCTGCTGGACAACTCCTCCACCCATCATGGCGCGCCTCTGGCCAGGCTGCTCCGTCGGCACCCGCGCCTGCACATCGAGCACTTTCCCGCCTACGCCCCAGAGCTCAACCCCGACGAAGGCGTTTGGTCTCTGGCCAAACGCGACCTCGCCAACGGATGCCCGCTCGACGTGGATGAGCTGATGAACAGCGTCATCCGCTCGATCAACGAGATTCGAACTTCCCCCGAAAAACTCCGGGGCTGCATCCTCGAATCCGACCTCCCTCATTTTTTGTCCTAA
- a CDS encoding transposase, with product MQYNILQEGTRMARLKGSADLLEDRRRRALALWDTGLSLNEVGRRIGCAPSSVMRWLRARRRGGSNALRVRFSPGRPLKLGLSQRRRLLKLLLQGARAHGYRTQLWTTARIAEVIRREFGVHYHRDHVGRLLHSLNWSPQKPETRALERDERAIERWKRNDWPRVKKTPHGWAPT from the coding sequence ATGCAATATAATATCCTTCAGGAGGGAACACGTATGGCCCGACTGAAGGGCAGTGCCGATCTTCTCGAAGACCGTCGCCGGCGAGCCTTGGCCTTGTGGGACACGGGCTTGTCGCTGAACGAAGTGGGGCGTCGCATCGGCTGCGCGCCCAGTTCCGTTATGCGCTGGCTGCGGGCGCGCCGCCGAGGAGGTTCCAACGCCTTGCGGGTGCGCTTCTCGCCGGGACGCCCGCTGAAGCTGGGTCTGAGTCAGCGGCGCCGCTTGCTGAAGCTGCTGCTCCAGGGAGCGCGGGCGCACGGCTACCGGACGCAGTTGTGGACCACCGCTCGCATCGCCGAAGTCATCCGGCGGGAGTTCGGCGTACACTACCATCGCGATCATGTCGGCCGGCTGCTGCATAGCCTCAACTGGAGCCCTCAGAAGCCCGAAACGCGCGCCCTCGAGCGCGACGAGCGAGCCATCGAACGCTGGAAGCGGAACGACTGGCCGCGCGTAAAAAAAACGCCGCACGGCTGGGCGCCCACCTAG
- a CDS encoding TolC family protein: MVPVQFEFPNARMLCWRQTAMSGRKVLIACAFMAIVQWPVTSRCQGAAGPPENLSLNQAVKIALANSPELRAAQARVKQAKANVRIRKSGYYPQLSFNGIGKLGLSGATNGLGLLGLPASPFFRNLSDAANVNQNIFDFGQTRHSIKIANGEVRAAESALDEVRDRTAEQATVAFLKVLSLQSAIQVNEQDLKERRQVERKAQEFFEVGLSSKLDFDLAKVGTSSAELAMARSRAGENAAWTALFAALGRPEGGNYQLAEPQIELEAPATLDVEIGQALASRPDLMEMKAEIKAQEERVEYARSLRWPSLRAVFTGGYARFAELTASQLMAGGLGVFAPIYAGGSLKAQIQAEESGLDAIRAEYSFKTLEIRKEVSRARASEMKALNSAKADQEIASYAEEALRLAQTRYDAQLISMVELLAAESTAESARVAYAQALYDYQIARTRLSSAIGLQP, translated from the coding sequence ATGGTCCCTGTGCAATTTGAATTTCCAAATGCCCGCATGTTGTGCTGGAGACAAACGGCAATGAGTGGTCGAAAAGTCTTGATAGCCTGCGCGTTTATGGCAATTGTTCAATGGCCCGTCACCTCAAGGTGCCAGGGTGCGGCCGGACCGCCCGAAAATCTCAGCCTCAATCAGGCCGTCAAAATCGCGCTGGCCAACAGCCCTGAGCTTCGCGCGGCGCAGGCGCGGGTGAAGCAGGCCAAGGCAAACGTTCGAATACGAAAATCCGGTTACTATCCGCAGCTAAGCTTTAACGGTATCGGAAAGCTTGGGCTTTCCGGGGCCACCAACGGCCTGGGACTTCTGGGCCTTCCAGCTTCGCCGTTCTTCCGCAACCTGAGCGACGCGGCCAATGTCAACCAGAACATTTTCGATTTTGGCCAAACCAGGCACTCGATCAAGATTGCGAACGGGGAAGTGAGGGCCGCCGAGAGCGCCCTCGATGAAGTTCGCGATCGGACCGCGGAGCAGGCCACCGTCGCTTTTCTGAAGGTCCTCAGCCTTCAGAGCGCCATCCAGGTCAATGAACAGGATCTGAAAGAGAGGCGGCAGGTTGAGCGTAAAGCCCAGGAGTTTTTTGAAGTGGGCTTGAGCTCAAAATTGGATTTCGATCTGGCCAAAGTTGGGACAAGCTCCGCCGAACTGGCCATGGCCCGGTCGCGCGCGGGCGAGAACGCGGCGTGGACTGCGCTGTTCGCCGCACTCGGGCGGCCAGAAGGCGGGAACTATCAACTCGCCGAGCCGCAAATCGAGCTTGAAGCTCCAGCCACGCTCGATGTTGAAATCGGGCAGGCACTGGCCAGCCGCCCGGACCTGATGGAAATGAAGGCGGAGATCAAGGCGCAGGAAGAACGCGTCGAGTACGCTCGGAGCCTTCGGTGGCCATCCTTGCGGGCTGTATTTACCGGCGGCTACGCCCGCTTTGCTGAGCTGACCGCCTCGCAGTTGATGGCCGGCGGCCTTGGCGTTTTTGCGCCGATCTATGCAGGTGGCAGCCTGAAAGCGCAGATTCAGGCTGAGGAGAGCGGCCTGGACGCTATCCGCGCGGAATACTCGTTTAAGACACTCGAAATCCGAAAGGAAGTAAGTCGGGCCCGTGCCAGCGAGATGAAGGCGCTGAACTCAGCGAAGGCGGATCAGGAGATCGCTTCCTACGCAGAAGAAGCCCTCAGACTTGCTCAGACACGCTACGACGCGCAGCTCATTTCAATGGTCGAGCTTCTGGCCGCAGAATCGACAGCCGAATCCGCGCGAGTGGCTTACGCACAGGCGCTCTATGATTACCAAATAGCCCGAACCCGCTTGAGCTCGGCAATCGGCCTCCAACCCTGA
- a CDS encoding efflux RND transporter periplasmic adaptor subunit → MNPIRSNNRRILCHLIQRSAGPALLTLALMTLSACSHTTRADSEASNPAGSRVTVGVVTAQQKDLARKISLPGTLVALNEATLYGRVAGYLRSIRVDKGDRVRRGDVLAVLEVPEMVKEVDQAQAAYQQALADLNRSKAEADLQAATFERYLEVHTKDPDAISKQELDQYRSKNEVAAADVELAKARVSTARANVERLVTLQQYSEIIAPFSGVVTARFVDPGALIQAGTSSQKGQPVVTLQDLDTIRIYVSVPEVDVPFVRVGTPATLTTAAYPGTVFKASVTRFAEALDPATRTMKTEIDVRNRSRTLRPGMYANVTLDIQTVHNAIVIPDSALAMQGTRTFVWVVRHGTAHRVEVETGLDNGAEVQIRSGVSKGRQVIIEGKGGLTEGSAVEVSGVAGGSV, encoded by the coding sequence ATGAATCCAATTCGCAGCAATAATAGACGGATACTTTGTCATTTAATTCAGCGATCTGCGGGACCTGCCCTGCTGACCCTTGCGTTGATGACCCTGTCGGCGTGTTCTCACACGACCCGTGCCGACTCCGAGGCTTCGAATCCCGCTGGATCCAGAGTGACCGTCGGAGTTGTAACAGCTCAACAAAAGGATCTCGCTCGCAAGATTAGCCTTCCTGGAACCTTGGTCGCTCTCAACGAGGCCACCCTCTACGGAAGAGTGGCAGGGTATCTCCGCTCGATCCGCGTGGACAAGGGTGACCGGGTACGCCGAGGAGATGTGCTCGCTGTGCTCGAAGTCCCGGAGATGGTGAAGGAAGTCGATCAGGCCCAAGCCGCTTACCAGCAGGCGCTCGCTGATTTGAACCGCTCCAAGGCGGAGGCCGATTTGCAAGCGGCCACCTTCGAACGCTATCTCGAAGTCCACACGAAAGACCCGGACGCCATCTCAAAGCAGGAACTCGATCAGTATCGAAGCAAGAACGAAGTGGCCGCAGCCGATGTCGAGCTTGCAAAGGCCAGGGTGAGCACGGCGCGCGCCAACGTGGAGCGTCTGGTCACTTTGCAGCAGTACTCCGAAATCATCGCTCCCTTCAGCGGGGTCGTAACGGCGCGCTTTGTGGACCCGGGCGCCCTGATTCAGGCCGGCACCTCATCTCAAAAGGGACAACCGGTCGTAACCTTGCAGGATTTGGATACGATCCGGATTTACGTCAGCGTCCCCGAGGTTGACGTGCCTTTCGTTCGTGTTGGTACGCCAGCTACCTTGACGACGGCCGCTTACCCGGGCACGGTTTTCAAGGCTTCGGTGACTCGTTTTGCCGAGGCGCTCGATCCGGCCACGCGCACGATGAAAACGGAAATCGACGTTCGCAACCGCAGCCGTACTCTGCGGCCCGGAATGTACGCCAACGTGACGCTGGATATCCAGACCGTTCACAACGCGATTGTGATCCCCGATTCGGCGCTTGCGATGCAGGGAACCCGGACGTTTGTGTGGGTTGTCCGCCATGGAACAGCGCATCGGGTCGAGGTGGAAACCGGACTCGACAATGGCGCCGAAGTTCAAATTCGATCAGGGGTTTCCAAGGGTCGGCAAGTCATCATCGAAGGCAAGGGCGGGCTGACGGAGGGCAGTGCCGTGGAAGTTTCGGGCGTGGCCGGAGGCAGCGTGTGA